The DNA sequence TCGCTTTTTACATTTTCTTTATCACTAACCCACTCGGCATAATCTTTAAATTGTATCGGCAGCTCCTGTAAATTAATCGGGTTTTCGGAAACTAAACTATTATAGATTTGTGCTAAATCAGACATCAAAATTTCTAAAGAAGCCCCGTCCGATATGATATGATGGATATTAATTCCTAAATAATATTCCTTGTCGTTTTTGTGCAATAACAGCGTTTTCAAAAAAGAAGATTCTTTTAGTTCAAACGGTGACTTTATAAAATCGGTTACAATACTTTTTATTTCTTCGTCCGAACAATTATTTCTGACTTCCATTTGAAAGTCGGCCTCTTGTAAAACTTTTTGAGCTATTTCGCCATTTTCCTGTAGTACAAAATGTGTTCTTAAAACCTCATGTCGCATCACAAGCGCATTAACCGCTTGTTGTAATTTACCGGTATTTATATCGCCTTCCAATTTTAAAACAATAGGCAAATTGTAGGCACTGTTAATATCTTCCATTTGGCATAAAATCCAAAATCGCAATTGAGAAGAGGTTACCGGGTATAACTCTTTTTTAGCTGCTTTAAGAATTTTATTAGAAGAACTAACTAATGTTATTTTCTTTAAGTAATCGAGAATACTTTCTTTATTTTCTTTTACCAGTTCAATGAGCGAGTTATCAATATCTTCTTCCAGAAAAATCAATTCAAGATTTTCCCCGGATAGTTTCACATCTAAACCCTTTAATCTTATTTCTTTTAAAATAGAGGCTGCTTTCATTTTATATAAGAATTTTTTTCTTCTCCGTTAATGTTACTTGATTTTGTAACGACTTTAAATTTTCGATATGTAGCGCTACCGATTCAATAGTCGGATCACTTAAAAACAATTCAAATGTTATTTCAGTAGTTAACTCTGTCTTTATTTGATTTAACATTTTATGCATTCTCAGACTATGCCCGCCTAATTCAAAAAAGTTATCCAAGATTCCTACCTTATCAATCCCTAATAGATCTTTCCAGATTTCTGCTAATTGCTTTTCTATGTCCGTTTCCGGTGCTATATATTGTGTAGTAACTAAAGCACTGTCATCGATCTCAGGCAATGCTTTTTTATTGATTTTCCCGTTAGGTGTAAGCGGGATTTCATCCAAGATAACGATATGAGAAGGTAACATGTAGTCCGGAAGAACCTTGCTTAATTGTTTTTTTAAGTAAAGTCGGTCAATGGCTGCAGTTGGTACAATATAAGCCACTATCAGTTGCTCCTTTTCTTTATTCACAACATCAACAAAAGCTTGATTTACATGATCTTGAATCAGAATAACATTTTTAATTTCTTCTAATTCAATTCTATATCCTCTAATTTTTATTTGATTATCATTCCTGCCTAAATAGATGATATTGCCTGTATAATCTTCATAGGCTAAATCTCCTGTTTTGTATAAACGCTCGTCTTTTTCAAACGGATTGGCGATGAATCGCTCGTTAGTCAGATCAGGTAATTTTAAATAGCCCAGCGCTAAATGTTCCCCTCCAACATAGATCTCACCTATTACTTTTTTAGGTACCGGTTGCTGATTCTTATCTAATAAATATATGGCGGTATTGGCTACAGGCTTTCCTATTGGTACATAAGATACAATTTCGTTTTCCTCCTTACACATTGTATAACTGGTCACTACATGGGTTTCTGAAGGGCCATAATGGTTGTGTAATTTGACTTTTGGGTTTTGTACCAAAAATTCTTGTAAGGTATTATTCGCCATTAATTGCTCCCCGGAAGATATAATGTGTTTAATTTCATGGTTTTTAACAAACGTTTCTTTTGGAAAATCAAAAAAGTTTGTCAAGGCAGAAAATGGAAAACACAACACTTCAATAGCATTGCCAACAATGAAATCTAAAAGTCTCCTGAAATCAATTTTCATTGCTTCCGGAGTTATATACAGAATCCCTCCACTACTTAACACAAACCAACAATCCTGTAAAGAGACGTCAAAACTAAAGGAGGTATATTGCAAATGCTTTAATCCTGATTCTATACCCGAATCATAAATATTCCATTGAATTAAGTTGCTGAGCATTCTATGGGTTTGTACCACCCCCTTAGGATGTCCGGTAGAGCCTGAGGTGTAAATAACGAAGGAAGGATCATCTAATTGATTTACGATATTCAGATTACTGTCATCCCATTCAGAAAATGCAAATTGATCTAAATTGATTATGGCTGCCTTTTCTGATAATTCTTCGTCAAATAAATCTATTGTTGAAATTACTGTTTGTATTTCAGCATCTTCCAAGATATACTCTTTACGTTCAATATGATATTTATGATCAATGGGAACATAACATCCACCGGCTTTTATAATGCCTATCATTGCCAGGACATTTAAATGCGAACGTCCCAAAATTACTCCTACATTAGTTTGTGGAGTTACGTTGTATTTTTCTCTTAAGCAATGTGCTAATTGATTGGTGTATTCATTTACTTCTTTATATGTTAATGAAATATCTTCGTATTTAACCGCTACATTTTCCGGTGTGCGTTGTACTTGATTTTCAAAAAATTCTATCACGCATTTTTTTACATATTTTTCCGTTGCAGCTTCTTGTTTAAGTACTCCTTCCTTCTCTGTAAGATAGTTTAGTGCTCCTATTCTTTTTGCAGGTTGCGTCAATAATAGGTGTACTATTTTTTTATAATGCGTTATAAACTGTGCTATGAATTTTTCTTCAAATAAATCGGTATTGTATTCTACCTTAAGGGATAACAAGTCATTTTCGGTCTCTTCTACATACACTAATAAATCAAATTTACTGGTCGTATATTTTTCGACTGTAATTGCTTCTGAAAAAGCTTCGTTGTCAAATTGTTCTTCGTTTTTTGCTCCTTCTTTTGGCAAAACCACCAGCATCACATCAAAAAGAGGATTTCTGGAAGCATCCTTTTTTAAATTCAAAGCTTTTACTACTTCTTCAAAAGGATATTGCTGATTGTTATGTGCTTCTAATATGGATTGTTTTACGGCTGTAAAAAAAGTATCAAATGAATCGGATTGTTCTACTCTGTTTCTAATGGCCAAAGTATTGGTATAAAACCCTATTTGATTATGTAAATCCATATGCTCTCTGGCAGCAAAAGGACTTCCTATAATAGTGTCATTATTTCCCGTGTATTTCGCCAACATCACATGCAAAGTGCTTAACATTACCATATACAATGAACCTTCCTGGCTTTTTTGGTACGAGCTTACAGCATTAGAAATGTCGGTATTAAAATAGGTTTTCAACGTTTGTCCGTTGTACGTTTTTACGGGTGGACGTGTACCTGTAATGGGTAATTCTAAAACCGGCGTTTCGGTTGAAAGTTTAGTCAACCAATAATCCTTTTGTTTTTGAAAAGATACTCCTTCAAGATTATCCAAATTCCATAACGTATAATCTTTATACTGAATTCTTAATTCTTCCAGTGCGGGTACTTTATTCGCCTGTAAAGCCTTATAACCTGTCAATATTTCGCTCTTTAAAATTGGAATTGACCAGGCGTCACAGATAATATGATGTAAAATACAGGAGAAATAATAGCTGTTGTTGTCATACTTTAATAAAGCAGCTCTTAACAAAGGGCCATTCTCTAAATCAAACGGCACATTTGCTTTTCCTTTGATGTATTCGTTTACTTTGGACAAAGAGTCCGCAGCTTCTGAATAATCCTCGTAATCGAGATTAAAGTTTAATTCTTGTACGGATAGTATCTGTTGTTGTGGTTCTTTTTCTGCATTGAGTCGAAATACGGTACGCAATATTTCATGTCGATTCAGGACATAAATTATGGCTTCTTCTAAGCTATTTTGATCATAATCACCTTCTAATTTAACTTCAAAAGGAATGTGATAGGCTATAGAGGCTGTAGTGGACTGTGATTCAAACCAAATTCTAAATTGTGCATTGGAAACAGGATAACTAAGTGCTTCTTTGGCTTTGGGTATTTCTTTAAATTTATTGATCGAAATAGATTGTAAATAACTTATAATCTGTTCTTTATTATTTCTTACTATTTCCACTACCTCATCCTCCACAGTCTCTTTTAACAGAGATACTTCCAGCTGATTCCCGACTAGCTTTACCGCTACTCCTTTTTCTCTTAGTTCTTTAATTAAAAAGATTGTTTCCATGTGTAATTTTATATTAGTATCTTTTTTACAGACCGTTCGTTATCTATTTCTTCCACCCATTTCACATTTTCAATATTCATTGCTAAATTCTGAATGGTAGGACGCAGGAATAATTCCTGAATATTGATCGATACATCAAATTGTTTTTGAAGAA is a window from the Flavobacterium cupriresistens genome containing:
- a CDS encoding non-ribosomal peptide synthetase codes for the protein METIFLIKELREKGVAVKLVGNQLEVSLLKETVEDEVVEIVRNNKEQIISYLQSISINKFKEIPKAKEALSYPVSNAQFRIWFESQSTTASIAYHIPFEVKLEGDYDQNSLEEAIIYVLNRHEILRTVFRLNAEKEPQQQILSVQELNFNLDYEDYSEAADSLSKVNEYIKGKANVPFDLENGPLLRAALLKYDNNSYYFSCILHHIICDAWSIPILKSEILTGYKALQANKVPALEELRIQYKDYTLWNLDNLEGVSFQKQKDYWLTKLSTETPVLELPITGTRPPVKTYNGQTLKTYFNTDISNAVSSYQKSQEGSLYMVMLSTLHVMLAKYTGNNDTIIGSPFAAREHMDLHNQIGFYTNTLAIRNRVEQSDSFDTFFTAVKQSILEAHNNQQYPFEEVVKALNLKKDASRNPLFDVMLVVLPKEGAKNEEQFDNEAFSEAITVEKYTTSKFDLLVYVEETENDLLSLKVEYNTDLFEEKFIAQFITHYKKIVHLLLTQPAKRIGALNYLTEKEGVLKQEAATEKYVKKCVIEFFENQVQRTPENVAVKYEDISLTYKEVNEYTNQLAHCLREKYNVTPQTNVGVILGRSHLNVLAMIGIIKAGGCYVPIDHKYHIERKEYILEDAEIQTVISTIDLFDEELSEKAAIINLDQFAFSEWDDSNLNIVNQLDDPSFVIYTSGSTGHPKGVVQTHRMLSNLIQWNIYDSGIESGLKHLQYTSFSFDVSLQDCWFVLSSGGILYITPEAMKIDFRRLLDFIVGNAIEVLCFPFSALTNFFDFPKETFVKNHEIKHIISSGEQLMANNTLQEFLVQNPKVKLHNHYGPSETHVVTSYTMCKEENEIVSYVPIGKPVANTAIYLLDKNQQPVPKKVIGEIYVGGEHLALGYLKLPDLTNERFIANPFEKDERLYKTGDLAYEDYTGNIIYLGRNDNQIKIRGYRIELEEIKNVILIQDHVNQAFVDVVNKEKEQLIVAYIVPTAAIDRLYLKKQLSKVLPDYMLPSHIVILDEIPLTPNGKINKKALPEIDDSALVTTQYIAPETDIEKQLAEIWKDLLGIDKVGILDNFFELGGHSLRMHKMLNQIKTELTTEITFELFLSDPTIESVALHIENLKSLQNQVTLTEKKKILI